A genomic stretch from Sphingobacterium sp. ML3W includes:
- a CDS encoding RNA polymerase sigma factor RpoD/SigA translates to MRQLKITQSITNRESQSLDKYLHEIGKVDLITAEEEVELAQRIREGDQVALEKLTKTNLRFVVSVAKQYQNQGLTLGDLINEGNLGLIKAAKRFDETKGFKFISYAVWWIRQSILQAIAEQSRIVRLPLNQVGSLSKISKAFSKLEQEYEREPSPEELADILETTVDKVSDTLSNSGRHVSMDAPFVQGEENTLLDVLENHDPDTDSSLIDESLSEEIKRSLATLTEREREIIVLFFGLGSNHQLSLEEIGEKFNLTRERVRQIKDKALQRLRHTSRSKILKSYLG, encoded by the coding sequence ATGAGACAGCTCAAAATTACACAATCTATCACCAATCGTGAGTCCCAGTCTTTAGACAAATACTTACACGAAATTGGTAAAGTAGACTTAATTACAGCAGAAGAAGAAGTAGAATTAGCACAGCGCATCCGCGAAGGCGACCAAGTTGCCTTGGAAAAATTGACTAAAACCAACCTTCGTTTCGTAGTATCAGTAGCAAAACAATATCAAAATCAAGGATTGACCTTAGGTGATTTAATCAATGAAGGCAACCTGGGCTTAATTAAAGCGGCTAAACGTTTTGACGAAACAAAGGGTTTTAAATTTATTTCTTATGCCGTTTGGTGGATTCGCCAATCTATTCTTCAAGCAATTGCTGAACAATCACGTATCGTACGTCTGCCATTGAACCAAGTAGGTTCTCTAAGCAAAATCAGTAAAGCTTTCTCAAAACTAGAACAAGAATACGAGCGGGAACCATCTCCAGAAGAATTGGCTGATATCCTTGAAACCACAGTTGACAAGGTTTCGGATACCCTAAGTAATTCTGGACGTCATGTGTCTATGGATGCACCTTTCGTTCAAGGTGAAGAAAACACACTCTTGGATGTATTGGAAAACCATGACCCAGACACCGATAGTTCTCTAATTGATGAATCTCTATCAGAAGAAATCAAGCGATCATTGGCAACTTTAACAGAAAGAGAACGTGAAATCATCGTTCTATTCTTTGGATTAGGTTCCAACCACCAACTGTCGCTCGAAGAAATCGGTGAGAAATTCAATTTGACACGTGAACGCGTCCGTCAAATTAAAGACAAGGCTCTTCAACGTTTGAGACACACTTCAAGAAGCAAAATCTTAAAATCTTATTTAGGTTAA
- a CDS encoding helix-turn-helix transcriptional regulator yields the protein MPILIHLDKIMKEKKMSLNQLSDSVGITLSNLSIIKNQKAKALRLDTLEAICKALDCQPGDLLQYYDGDDEKN from the coding sequence ATGCCAATCTTAATTCATTTGGATAAAATAATGAAAGAGAAAAAAATGTCACTTAACCAATTGAGTGACAGTGTAGGGATTACACTTTCTAATCTTTCAATCATAAAAAATCAAAAGGCTAAGGCCCTGCGATTAGATACACTTGAAGCAATATGTAAAGCGCTAGACTGTCAGCCTGGTGATTTGTTGCAATATTATGATGGAGATGACGAGAAAAACTAG
- the fmt gene encoding methionyl-tRNA formyltransferase, translated as MRIIFMGTPDFAVASLDALIQSGEQVVAVVTVPDKPAGRGQKIHESAVKAYATQHNIPVLQPVKLRDEAFLAELKNYQADLQVVVAFRMLPEVVWNMPKQGTINVHASLLPQYRGAAPINHAIMNGEKESGVTTFLLQHEIDTGNILLAEKVTINETDTAGDLHDNLMVAGARTLLQTIQQLKEGNLQPKSQDDILPTETLKHAPKIFKEDCKINWDQSTDAVYNFIRGLSPYPTAFTVLNNKVLKIYKTEKEQTATTAAPGTIETDQKSYLKFATQDGYIMVSELQLEGKKKMNVVDFLKGYRF; from the coding sequence ATGCGTATTATTTTCATGGGCACTCCTGACTTTGCCGTTGCTTCACTTGATGCACTCATTCAATCTGGCGAACAAGTCGTTGCTGTAGTTACAGTACCGGACAAACCGGCAGGTCGTGGGCAAAAGATACATGAATCAGCCGTTAAAGCATACGCTACCCAACACAATATCCCCGTCCTTCAACCGGTCAAACTTCGGGATGAGGCCTTTCTTGCCGAACTCAAAAACTATCAAGCCGATCTTCAGGTCGTGGTGGCATTCCGTATGCTGCCTGAAGTTGTCTGGAATATGCCGAAACAGGGCACCATTAACGTACATGCCTCTTTACTCCCCCAATACCGAGGTGCAGCTCCAATCAATCATGCTATTATGAATGGGGAGAAAGAATCCGGAGTGACTACATTCTTATTGCAACATGAGATTGATACTGGAAATATACTTTTAGCCGAAAAAGTTACAATAAATGAAACTGACACAGCTGGAGATCTTCACGACAACCTGATGGTTGCGGGAGCCAGAACACTCCTTCAAACGATACAACAGCTGAAAGAGGGAAATTTACAGCCGAAAAGCCAAGATGATATCCTCCCAACAGAAACGTTGAAACACGCACCGAAAATTTTTAAAGAAGATTGTAAAATAAATTGGGATCAATCTACTGATGCTGTTTATAATTTTATACGCGGACTTAGTCCATATCCAACGGCATTTACTGTACTCAATAACAAGGTATTAAAAATATATAAAACAGAAAAAGAGCAAACAGCTACTACTGCTGCACCGGGAACAATAGAGACAGACCAAAAAAGCTATTTAAAGTTTGCGACACAAGATGGCTATATCATGGTATCGGAACTTCAACTGGAAGGCAAGAAGAAAATGAATGTGGTAGACTTTTTAAAAGGCTATAGATTCTAG
- a CDS encoding FtsX-like permease family protein, whose protein sequence is MNFPYFLANRIAFSGKRTFSKLIVRVTIGAIALAIAAIIISIAVLRGFKGEIISKQRGFFADVLVLRYDLNKSYENSPISLTPQLHKSILADPEVYSINPFATKAGIINVNDEVEGVVLKGIDSLYDQQPIKNMLLEGNTIDFKSENTDNQILISKYLADRLLLKVGDDFIMYFVQEPIRKRKFVIKGIFNTGSEELDKVYVIGSLNVIRKLSNLDDNEVGGYEIRIKDFSQLQQTTQKIEDMLPIDMQAINIKDQVPDIFQWLDLLDMNTKIIFILMTVVAIINMISALLITILERTSMIGILKALGYHNAGIRRVFMYSALYLIGLGLLIGNLIGLGFYFLQDYTHFFKLDEQTYYISYVAVKLYWSDVILVNLAVVFIGMVSLFIPSMLITKISPIKAISFK, encoded by the coding sequence TTGAATTTTCCTTATTTTTTAGCAAATCGAATAGCATTTTCAGGTAAACGGACGTTCTCAAAATTGATCGTTCGGGTTACGATCGGTGCAATTGCGCTAGCCATTGCTGCCATTATCATATCTATTGCGGTTTTGCGGGGATTTAAGGGGGAGATCATCAGCAAGCAACGTGGTTTTTTTGCGGATGTATTGGTGCTACGTTATGATCTCAATAAATCGTATGAAAATTCACCCATCTCACTTACGCCTCAACTCCATAAGTCTATATTAGCAGACCCTGAAGTATATTCCATTAATCCATTTGCAACCAAAGCTGGGATTATCAATGTGAACGACGAAGTGGAAGGCGTGGTTTTGAAAGGTATTGATTCGCTATACGATCAGCAGCCTATAAAAAATATGCTGCTCGAAGGGAATACGATAGATTTTAAATCCGAGAACACCGATAATCAGATCTTAATTTCTAAATATCTGGCAGATAGATTGTTGTTGAAAGTAGGCGACGATTTTATTATGTATTTTGTCCAGGAGCCCATCCGTAAGCGAAAGTTTGTCATCAAGGGAATATTTAATACAGGGTCGGAGGAGCTTGATAAAGTTTACGTAATCGGATCTTTGAATGTCATTAGAAAGCTGAGCAATCTTGATGATAATGAGGTCGGTGGCTATGAGATTCGAATCAAGGATTTCAGCCAACTCCAACAGACAACACAAAAAATAGAAGATATGCTGCCTATTGATATGCAGGCAATCAATATTAAAGACCAGGTGCCCGATATTTTCCAGTGGTTGGATTTATTGGATATGAACACCAAAATTATCTTTATCTTAATGACTGTGGTAGCTATTATCAATATGATTTCAGCTTTATTGATCACCATCCTTGAGCGCACATCCATGATTGGTATATTAAAGGCTTTGGGTTACCATAATGCTGGTATACGCCGGGTCTTTATGTATAGTGCCCTGTATCTCATTGGACTTGGTCTGTTGATTGGAAATCTTATCGGATTAGGCTTTTATTTTCTACAGGATTATACCCATTTTTTCAAACTGGATGAGCAGACCTACTACATTTCTTATGTTGCCGTAAAACTCTATTGGTCCGACGTTATTTTGGTCAATCTTGCGGTGGTATTTATTGGCATGGTTTCCTTGTTTATTCCTTCGATGTTAATCACCAAGATTAGTCCGATAAAAGCAATTTCTTTTAAGTAA
- a CDS encoding cation:proton antiporter: protein MNKTFEHISHAFEAPLQNPVLIFSLVLFIILLSPIILRPIKVPGIIGLIISGVIIGPHGLNWLEKNSAINLFSTIGLLYIMFIAGLELDMNEFKKTKNKSLLFGFFTFIVPISIGYPVCHLLLGYDVLASLLISSMFATHTLVSYPIVNSYGISKMEAVAITIGGTILTDTAVLIILAVITGVSQGNIGNEFWVTLGISFAIFLFIMFGIIPRIAKWFFERLGSEKTSNYIFVLSVVFFAAFLAEIAGLEPIIGAFVAGLALNKLIPHSSALMNRIEFIGNAVFIPFFLISVGMIVDVSVILKGPQALIIAGTLTVVAIVGKYAAAWLTQKTFKYSRGQRNLIFGLSSAHAAATLAVIMVGYKNGIIDENVLNGTILLILVTCIVATIVTGNASRKVVMDGEQDEEHTDVVKEKDENILISIANMDNMEPILDFSTYIKSKKCTQPVNIVSVVKDNEQAQLNMSKARKNLDNMVRYASGSETNVNISATIDLNIASGVARSAKEVSANCIVLGWPSAANFMDKFVGEKTESILNRTSANVMLCHFRKPFISNKAIVVFAPPMCEAEFGFEYWLEKVIKLAQELSVPISFVVDTRSTSAIEAHLVEIKNSVPVTFKHYDDWDNLQGLKAFKDEESMFIFVSARNGEVSYRDSLDGVAKKLDRIYANENLVLVFPSRVENAHIDEYEDVEAAPIFRKISKEIGNMFNKG, encoded by the coding sequence ATGAATAAAACTTTCGAGCATATTTCCCACGCTTTTGAAGCGCCCTTACAGAATCCCGTACTTATTTTTTCACTGGTACTCTTTATTATCCTACTTTCACCCATTATCCTCAGACCGATCAAGGTGCCGGGCATTATTGGTTTGATTATATCTGGTGTTATTATTGGACCCCATGGATTAAATTGGTTGGAAAAAAACTCTGCAATTAATCTGTTTTCCACGATAGGGCTTTTGTATATTATGTTTATTGCCGGTCTGGAATTGGATATGAATGAATTTAAAAAGACCAAGAACAAAAGTTTGCTATTTGGTTTTTTTACATTTATTGTGCCTATAAGCATAGGTTATCCTGTTTGTCATTTGTTGTTGGGGTACGATGTACTGGCGAGTCTTTTGATCTCGAGTATGTTTGCGACGCACACCCTAGTATCTTATCCCATTGTGAATAGTTATGGTATTTCCAAGATGGAAGCTGTGGCGATTACGATTGGTGGTACGATCCTGACCGATACGGCAGTACTGATTATATTGGCTGTTATTACTGGAGTTTCACAGGGTAATATTGGAAATGAATTTTGGGTTACACTTGGGATTTCCTTCGCCATATTCCTCTTTATCATGTTCGGTATTATCCCGCGGATCGCAAAATGGTTTTTTGAACGGTTGGGCAGCGAAAAGACATCAAACTATATTTTTGTACTTTCCGTAGTGTTTTTTGCGGCATTCTTAGCGGAAATTGCGGGACTGGAACCTATTATCGGGGCCTTTGTGGCTGGTCTGGCCTTGAATAAATTGATTCCGCATTCTTCGGCTCTGATGAATCGAATTGAGTTTATCGGGAATGCCGTTTTTATTCCTTTCTTCCTCATATCAGTCGGTATGATAGTGGATGTGAGTGTAATTTTAAAAGGACCTCAGGCATTAATTATAGCAGGTACCTTGACTGTCGTTGCAATCGTGGGGAAATATGCTGCTGCTTGGCTGACACAGAAAACATTTAAATATAGTCGTGGGCAGCGCAACTTGATTTTTGGCTTGAGCAGCGCTCATGCTGCAGCGACTTTGGCTGTTATTATGGTCGGTTATAAAAATGGCATCATTGATGAAAATGTCTTGAATGGTACGATTTTGTTGATCTTGGTAACTTGTATTGTTGCCACTATTGTGACAGGGAATGCTTCCCGGAAAGTGGTTATGGATGGGGAGCAAGATGAAGAGCATACTGACGTGGTGAAGGAGAAAGACGAAAATATATTGATCTCTATTGCAAATATGGACAATATGGAACCTATCCTTGACTTTTCCACTTACATCAAGAGTAAAAAATGCACTCAGCCTGTGAATATTGTATCCGTGGTAAAAGATAATGAACAGGCACAGCTGAATATGAGTAAAGCCCGCAAAAATTTGGACAATATGGTGCGTTATGCTTCTGGTTCGGAGACCAATGTTAATATCAGTGCAACGATAGATTTAAATATTGCAAGCGGTGTAGCTCGGTCAGCGAAAGAAGTTTCTGCAAATTGTATTGTGCTTGGTTGGCCAAGCGCAGCAAATTTTATGGATAAATTTGTTGGTGAAAAAACAGAAAGTATCCTCAACAGAACATCGGCTAATGTGATGCTCTGCCATTTTAGAAAACCTTTTATTTCCAATAAAGCTATCGTTGTATTTGCACCGCCAATGTGTGAGGCAGAGTTTGGTTTCGAGTATTGGTTGGAGAAGGTTATTAAACTTGCACAGGAACTATCGGTTCCAATCTCTTTTGTTGTGGATACGCGCTCCACATCTGCAATTGAGGCGCACCTGGTCGAAATAAAGAACTCTGTGCCAGTTACTTTTAAACACTATGATGACTGGGATAATTTACAGGGATTAAAAGCGTTTAAGGACGAAGAGTCCATGTTCATTTTTGTGTCTGCACGAAATGGAGAGGTTTCATATCGCGATTCGTTGGATGGTGTGGCAAAAAAATTAGATCGGATCTATGCAAACGAAAACCTTGTTTTGGTGTTTCCTAGTAGGGTAGAGAATGCGCACATCGACGAATACGAGGATGTTGAGGCTGCTCCGATATTCCGAAAGATTAGTAAAGAGATTGGAAATATGTTTAATAAAGGATAG
- the icd gene encoding NADP-dependent isocitrate dehydrogenase, which yields MSNKITMSNDGTLQVPDSPTIPFIIGDGIGPDLWHAAVRVFDKAVEKSYNGQRKVSWKEVLAGEKAFDETGEWLPKATLDLLREYLVGIKGPLTTPVGGGIRSLNVALRKDLDLYVCQRPTKWFQGVPSPVRHPEYVDMVIFRENTEDIYAGIEFQAGSAEANKLQDFLHDELDIDYNFSSTTGVGVKLVSEEGSKRLVRAAIEHAIHYALPSVTIVHKGNIMKYTEGAFKIWGFEVAETEFADKTYTWGQWERTKAAQGEAAANQEQKEALASGKILIKDIIADNFLQQILLNPRDFSVVATLNLNGDYISDALAAMVGGIGIAPGANINFKTGHAVFEATHGTAPRFANTNTMNPSSVILSGVMMFEYLGWTEVAAAIVRALGETIIAKTVTVDFYNLMDDATLVKTSEFADRIIEKL from the coding sequence ATGTCAAATAAGATTACAATGTCCAACGATGGAACACTACAAGTTCCAGATTCCCCAACGATTCCTTTTATCATAGGTGATGGTATAGGTCCTGACCTATGGCATGCCGCCGTGCGTGTTTTTGATAAAGCCGTGGAGAAGTCCTATAACGGACAACGAAAAGTCAGTTGGAAGGAAGTTTTGGCAGGAGAGAAAGCATTTGATGAAACCGGAGAGTGGTTGCCCAAAGCGACATTGGATCTATTGCGCGAATACCTGGTTGGTATAAAAGGGCCTTTGACCACACCCGTAGGTGGTGGCATACGCTCCTTGAATGTTGCCTTACGGAAGGATTTGGATCTCTACGTCTGCCAGCGACCGACGAAGTGGTTCCAAGGTGTGCCATCTCCGGTCAGACATCCAGAATATGTGGATATGGTCATATTTCGGGAGAATACCGAAGATATCTATGCCGGGATAGAGTTTCAGGCGGGAAGTGCAGAAGCCAATAAACTACAGGATTTTTTACATGACGAACTTGATATTGACTATAACTTTTCGAGTACCACGGGGGTAGGGGTCAAGCTGGTTTCTGAAGAAGGATCCAAACGCTTGGTTCGAGCAGCGATTGAACATGCTATTCATTATGCATTACCCTCGGTGACTATAGTGCACAAGGGTAATATTATGAAATATACAGAAGGAGCCTTTAAAATCTGGGGTTTCGAGGTTGCAGAAACAGAATTTGCGGATAAGACCTATACTTGGGGGCAATGGGAACGTACCAAAGCAGCGCAAGGTGAGGCCGCGGCCAACCAGGAACAAAAAGAAGCCTTGGCTTCAGGTAAAATCTTGATTAAGGATATTATCGCAGACAACTTCCTGCAACAAATCTTGCTTAATCCGCGCGACTTTTCTGTGGTGGCAACCTTAAATCTAAACGGGGATTATATCTCGGATGCTTTGGCAGCCATGGTAGGCGGTATAGGAATTGCACCGGGGGCCAATATCAACTTTAAAACCGGTCACGCTGTTTTTGAAGCGACCCATGGTACAGCACCTCGGTTTGCGAATACCAATACCATGAATCCTTCATCCGTTATCCTCAGTGGTGTGATGATGTTTGAATACCTGGGTTGGACAGAAGTAGCGGCGGCAATTGTGCGTGCATTGGGGGAAACCATTATTGCGAAAACGGTCACTGTTGATTTTTACAATCTGATGGATGATGCGACCTTAGTGAAAACCAGTGAGTTTGCTGATCGGATCATCGAAAAATTATAA
- the serC gene encoding 3-phosphoserine/phosphohydroxythreonine transaminase — MKHNFGAGPCILPKEVFQQASEAVIDFNNTGLSILEISHRSKEFEAVIDEATQLVRELLAVPQGYSILFLQGGASLQFAMAPLNLLPEGGKAAYLDTGVWATKALKEAKKFGTVDVVASSIDKNYSYIPKGYSIPSDAAYFHYTSNNTIYGTEVFEKPATELPVVVDMSSDIFSREINVADYDLIYAGAQKNMGPAGVTLVILKDDILGKSGRVLPSMLDYKLHIDGGSMYNTPPVYSIFVSMLNLRWLKAKGGVPVLEQENIIKARALYDEIDRNPLFKGTAAVEDRSRMNVTFVMDTPELEAEFLALAKERNLIGIKGHRSVGGFRASIYNALPLSSINALIDAMKEFEDTRK; from the coding sequence ATGAAACATAATTTTGGAGCAGGTCCATGTATTCTGCCAAAGGAAGTATTTCAACAAGCCTCAGAAGCTGTAATTGATTTTAACAACACAGGTTTATCAATTTTAGAGATCTCTCACCGTTCCAAAGAGTTTGAAGCAGTGATAGATGAGGCGACTCAGTTAGTAAGAGAATTATTAGCCGTACCACAAGGATATTCGATTCTTTTCTTGCAAGGTGGAGCGAGTCTGCAATTTGCGATGGCACCACTTAATCTTTTACCTGAAGGCGGTAAAGCTGCTTATTTGGATACAGGTGTATGGGCAACAAAGGCCTTAAAAGAAGCGAAGAAATTCGGAACAGTAGATGTTGTAGCTTCGTCGATTGATAAAAACTATTCTTATATACCTAAAGGGTATTCAATCCCTTCGGATGCTGCCTATTTTCACTATACTTCAAATAATACGATTTATGGTACTGAGGTGTTTGAAAAACCAGCGACGGAATTACCAGTGGTTGTAGATATGTCTTCAGATATTTTTTCCCGCGAGATCAATGTCGCAGATTACGATTTGATCTATGCTGGAGCACAAAAAAATATGGGTCCTGCTGGCGTAACACTAGTTATTTTGAAGGATGATATTTTAGGTAAATCAGGACGTGTTCTACCTTCGATGTTAGATTATAAATTGCATATCGATGGCGGTTCCATGTATAATACTCCTCCGGTATACTCGATCTTTGTTTCCATGTTGAACCTACGTTGGTTAAAAGCAAAAGGTGGTGTGCCTGTTTTAGAGCAAGAGAATATTATTAAAGCACGTGCTTTATACGATGAGATCGACCGCAACCCTTTATTTAAAGGCACTGCTGCTGTTGAAGACCGCTCGCGCATGAACGTGACTTTCGTGATGGATACTCCTGAATTGGAAGCGGAATTCTTAGCTTTGGCAAAAGAACGTAATCTGATTGGTATCAAAGGACACCGTTCGGTAGGTGGCTTTAGAGCTTCTATCTACAATGCATTGCCTTTGAGCAGTATAAATGCGTTGATTGATGCCATGAAGGAATTTGAAGACACACGCAAATAG
- a CDS encoding D-2-hydroxyacid dehydrogenase, translating into MKILANDGIDPLGKKMLEDAGHTVDTNHIPQEELAEKLLAYDAITVRSATKVRQELIDGCPNLKVIGRGGVGMDNIDVEYARSKGIAVVNTPAASSLSVAELVFAHLLNGVRFLYDSNRKMPVEGNTKFGALKKAYGAGTELRGKTIGIVGFGRIGREVAKIAIGLGMDVVYTDLFEGPKGLTIELSGGIQVEVPIKQLEMEELLKVSDFISLHVPFLDKPAIGAAEFPLLKDGVGLVNASRGGVIDELELVKALDAGKVAFAGLDVFDNEPTPREEILKHPKISLTPHIGAATNEAQERIGEELAGLLIENLKK; encoded by the coding sequence ATGAAAATATTAGCAAATGACGGTATCGATCCACTAGGAAAGAAAATGTTGGAAGATGCTGGTCATACTGTAGATACAAATCATATACCACAAGAGGAGTTAGCTGAAAAGCTGCTTGCTTATGATGCAATCACTGTACGTAGCGCAACTAAAGTTCGTCAGGAATTAATTGATGGCTGCCCAAATTTGAAAGTAATCGGTCGTGGTGGTGTAGGAATGGATAATATTGACGTGGAATACGCACGTTCAAAAGGTATTGCTGTTGTCAATACTCCTGCTGCATCTTCTTTATCGGTGGCTGAATTGGTTTTTGCGCACCTTTTAAACGGTGTACGCTTTTTATATGACTCCAACCGCAAGATGCCTGTTGAAGGAAATACCAAATTCGGTGCTTTGAAAAAAGCCTATGGTGCCGGAACTGAGCTTCGCGGTAAAACAATCGGTATTGTTGGTTTTGGCCGTATCGGTCGTGAAGTAGCTAAAATCGCGATCGGTCTGGGAATGGATGTAGTCTATACAGACCTATTTGAAGGACCCAAAGGCTTAACGATTGAACTTTCTGGTGGTATTCAGGTTGAGGTTCCGATCAAACAGTTGGAAATGGAAGAATTATTGAAAGTTTCTGATTTTATTTCCTTACACGTACCATTTTTGGACAAACCAGCAATTGGCGCAGCAGAGTTTCCCCTGTTAAAAGATGGTGTTGGACTGGTCAACGCTTCTAGAGGCGGTGTTATTGATGAGTTGGAATTAGTGAAGGCATTAGATGCAGGTAAAGTAGCATTTGCAGGTTTAGATGTGTTCGACAACGAACCTACACCACGTGAGGAAATTTTAAAACATCCAAAGATTTCGTTGACACCACATATTGGCGCAGCGACAAATGAAGCACAAGAAAGAATCGGCGAAGAATTGGCCGGTTTACTGATCGAAAACTTGAAGAAGTAA
- a CDS encoding aspartate kinase → MKVLKFGGTSVGSAVRIKGLLDIVNPSERQIVVLSAVAGTTNALVEIGQAYTAGKKDEAKDLIKKHKDKYEDLIEELFNTEAGYKNGKELIDYHFNLISSLANELFTSIEEKIILAQGELMSTALWHFYLNEIGIQSVLLPALDFMKIDEDNEPMVEYIGDKLSTILAQHPENTLFITQGFICRNSFGEIDNLRRGGSDYTASLIGAAIRADEVQIWTDIDGMHNNDPRVVKGTTPIAHLSFDEAAELAYFGAKILHPQSVFPAQKYNVPVRLLNTMEPNAKGTLISKDGAQKGCIRAIAAKDGITAIHIHSSRMLLAYGFLRRVFEIFERYKTPIDMITTSEVAVSLTIDDTINLADIIKEVEDFGSVTVDGDQTIVCVVGDFGLNSHGYAARVLDAVKHLPVRMISYGGSDFNVSILLNSDHKTEALRSLHNRLF, encoded by the coding sequence ATGAAAGTTTTAAAATTTGGTGGTACTTCAGTAGGAAGTGCAGTACGTATCAAAGGGTTGTTGGATATTGTAAACCCTTCGGAACGTCAAATCGTTGTGTTGTCCGCGGTAGCTGGAACGACAAATGCTTTAGTAGAAATTGGTCAAGCTTACACAGCAGGTAAGAAGGACGAGGCTAAGGATTTGATCAAGAAGCACAAGGATAAGTACGAAGACCTTATTGAGGAACTTTTTAATACTGAAGCCGGTTATAAAAACGGGAAGGAATTAATCGACTATCATTTTAACCTGATCTCTAGCTTGGCGAACGAGCTGTTTACGTCGATAGAAGAAAAAATTATTTTAGCGCAAGGTGAATTGATGTCCACAGCATTATGGCATTTTTACCTCAATGAAATCGGAATTCAGTCTGTCTTATTACCGGCGCTGGATTTTATGAAAATCGACGAGGACAATGAGCCAATGGTGGAATACATCGGTGATAAATTGAGTACTATTCTTGCTCAACATCCCGAAAATACCTTGTTTATTACACAAGGATTTATCTGTAGAAATTCTTTTGGTGAAATTGATAACTTGCGCCGTGGCGGATCGGATTATACAGCTTCATTGATTGGCGCCGCTATCCGTGCGGATGAGGTTCAGATCTGGACAGACATTGACGGTATGCACAACAATGACCCGCGTGTCGTAAAAGGGACAACACCAATTGCGCATCTTAGCTTCGATGAGGCGGCAGAATTAGCTTATTTTGGGGCGAAGATATTACACCCACAATCGGTATTTCCTGCGCAAAAATATAATGTGCCAGTACGTCTGTTAAATACGATGGAGCCAAATGCTAAAGGAACATTAATTAGCAAAGATGGTGCACAAAAAGGTTGTATCCGGGCAATCGCGGCAAAAGATGGTATCACCGCAATTCATATTCATTCCTCAAGAATGTTGCTTGCTTACGGTTTCTTGCGTCGTGTTTTCGAGATTTTCGAACGCTATAAAACACCGATCGATATGATCACTACCTCAGAAGTAGCGGTTTCGTTGACCATAGATGATACAATAAATTTAGCCGATATCATTAAAGAAGTAGAAGATTTTGGATCTGTTACCGTAGACGGCGATCAAACAATTGTCTGTGTAGTCGGTGACTTTGGTTTGAATAGCCATGGCTATGCTGCACGTGTACTTGATGCTGTAAAACATCTTCCGGTCCGTATGATTTCATACGGTGGTTCGGATTTTAACGTATCCATTTTATTGAATTCGGATCATAAAACAGAGGCTTTACGTTCATTGCATAATCGTTTATTTTAA